In one window of Arachis ipaensis cultivar K30076 chromosome B06, Araip1.1, whole genome shotgun sequence DNA:
- the LOC107646896 gene encoding uncharacterized protein LOC107646896, translating into MAGMANLANTMEANAAATLQAVQILAQPARSGNENREGAEDSLRGVPRTLTAFRKADPLVFNGSTNHTKANNWFQAMGRALLTQLVPYDQFMEHAAYQLVGEAQQWWQGERRLLLQQNVNITWVLFEEAFYNKFSRISQGTPESYEGWKCIKYEVGLREDIRRVMARLEIRRFSELVDKARIIEEHAKLVASSKDTPGENTSRERTITLDEGDKTSRDIVKKSGQELTTLL; encoded by the exons atggcggGGATGGCGAATCTGGCAAATACCATGGAAGcgaatgctgctgcgactctgcaagctgtgcagatTTTAGCCCAACCAGCCAGAAGTGGAAACGAAAATAGAGAAGGTGCTGAGGACAGCTTGAGAGGTGTTCCGAGAACTCTAACTGCTTTCCGGAAAGCTGACCCGTTGGTTTTCAATGGTTCGACAAACCATACTAAAGCAAACAACTGGTTCCAAGCTATGGGGCGTGCATTGCTAACTCAACTTGTACCGTATGACCAGTTCATGGAGCATGCGGCTTACCAACTAGTGGGAGAAGCTCAACAATGGTGGCAAGGAGAGCGCCGACTACTACTCCAACAGAACGTGAACATTACCTGGGTGTTATTCGAGGAAGCCTTCTACAATAA GTTCTCGAGAATAAGTCAGGGTACTCCTGAGTCTTATGAGGGATGGAAATGCATCAAATACGAAGTAGGGCTGAGGGAAGATATTAGGCGTGTCATGGCTCGATTGGAGATTAGGAGATTCTCTGAATTGGTGGACAAGGCGAGGATTATtgaagaacatgcaaaattggtaGCCTCGTCAAAAGACACTCCTGGGGAAAATACTAGTAGGGAACGCACGATAACCTTGGACGAAGGGGACAAAACTTCAAGAGATATAGTGAAGAAAAGTGGTCAAGAGCTTACTACCCTACTATAA